In the Heteronotia binoei isolate CCM8104 ecotype False Entrance Well chromosome 13, APGP_CSIRO_Hbin_v1, whole genome shotgun sequence genome, one interval contains:
- the PGLYRP2 gene encoding N-acetylmuramoyl-L-alanine amidase, producing the protein MFPLVWLGFVPVLLCAALEAEPNADRYPLRMDSVTGILEELESHLEGAPDRPVLELSRELGCLSEFCQFSPVLETSVSLNLPYLSEKQRSFLRRFQNHRTDGTWVEHGAVLTPDGTTVALSPLLDGVVGGLLERGREGAVPASPGPQDPSNSTGQEPCPPLDPLLAPLAKSLAVATSLFHAGQSEALLGPNGCWDDIRAPQTFTLLGSPSPMPDAFINGAMDGVILGTYLAENASSPFRISRLLREYYAGGGLAGESHTRSNFRRKTFAGLVTQEKLRAQVESALCLLQHLHGSHPLLGNKTAPPLAIQAVEEFTAFYVECPAIIPRCMWGAQPYKGTPTPLQLPLGFVYIHHTHSPGKPCQTFPECAADMRSMQRFHQVVRGWDDIGYSFVVGGDGYIYQGRGWQWVGAHTLGHNSKGFGVSFIGDYMKALPDPFALELVKDNFMRCAVRGSRLKANYTVYGHRQVVLPTLCPGDRLFQEIKTWRGFRERCFMNQGIPHCI; encoded by the exons ATGTTCCCGCTGGTGTGGCTGGGATTTGTGCCAGTGCTTCTCTGTGCCGCTTTGGAGGCAGAACCCAATGCAG ACAGATACCCATTGCGGATGGACTCTGTGACTGGGATCCTGGAAGAGCTGGAATCCCATCTGGAGGGGGCCCCAGACCGGCCTGTGCTGGAGCTCTCCCGAGAACTGGGTTGCCTGAGTGAGTTTTGCCAATTCTCTCCTGTGCTGGAGACTTCTGTGAGCTTAAATCTGCCGTACCTGAGCGAGAAGCAAAGATCTTTCCTCAGACGCTTCCAGAACCACAgaactgatggcacctgggtggaACACGGGGCAGTGCTAACTCCTGATGGGACCACAGTGGCACTGAGCCCCCTACTTGATGGGGTGGTTGGAGGGCTCCTCGAGAGGGGGCGAGAGGGGGCAGTGCCTGCCTCTCCTGGACCCCAGGATCCCTCCAACAGCACTGGCCAAGAGCCCTGCCCCCCTCTGGAccccctcctggccccactcGCCAAGAGCCTGGCTGTGGCCACCTCCCTCTTCCACGCTGGGCAGAGTGAAGCGCTGCTGGGCCCCAATGGCTGCTGGGACGACATCCGGGCCCCTCAGACATTCACTTTGTTGGGCTCTCCATCGCCCATGCCGGACGCTTTCATCAATGGGGCAATGGATGGGGTGATCCTGGGCACGTACTTGGCAGAGAATGCCAGCTCGCCATTCCGCATCAGCCGCCTGCTCCGTGAATATTATGCTGGAGGGGGCCTGGCAGGGGAGAGCCACACCCGAAGCAACTTCCGGCGGAAAACCTTTGCTGGCCTGGTGACCCAGGAGAAGCTCAGAGCCCAGGTGGAGAGTGCTCTCTGCCTGCTCCAGCACCTGCATGGCAGCCACCCCCTCCTCGGGAACAAGACAGCACCTCCCCTCGCCATCCAGGCAGTAGAAGAGTTCACAGCCTTCTATGTAG AGTGCCCTGCTATCATCCCACGGTGCATGTGGGGGGCCCAGCCCTACAAAGGAACGCCGACTCCCCTCCAGCTGCCCTTGGGTTTCGTCTACATCCACCACACCCACAGCCCTGGGAAGCCGTGCCAAACCTTCCCGGAGTGCGCTGCTGACATGCGCTCCATGCAGCGCTTCCATCAGGTTGTCCGCGGCTGGGATGACATCGGCTACAG CTTTGTGGTTGGAGGCGACGGGTACATCTACCAAGGCCGAGGTTGGCAGTGGGTAGGAGCTCACACCCTGGGGCACAACAGCAAAGGCTTCGGCGTCAGTTTCATCGGGGACTACATGAAGGCCCTACCAGACCCCTTTGCCCTGGAGCTGGTGAAGGACAACTTCATGCGGTGTGCCGTGAGGGGCTCCCGCCTGAAGGCCAACTACACGGTCTACGGGCATCGCCAGGTGGTGCTGCCAACCCTCTGCCCCGGAGACAGGCTCTTCCAAGAGATAAAGACCTGGAGAGGCTTCAGGGAGAGGTGCTTCATGAACCAAGGCATTCCTCACTGCATTTAA